The Mytilus trossulus isolate FHL-02 chromosome 3, PNRI_Mtr1.1.1.hap1, whole genome shotgun sequence genome contains a region encoding:
- the LOC134710928 gene encoding fibropellin-3-like translates to MDIFPKFSLSLILIFSLVSVETQVVYRRHNTVCNERRSTISCRWGQTLKILSAVYGRSQVWTCRPRNKKQVMCRLNVLRQVQDMCQQKKSCRLYASNRVFNKPCSGTEKYLRIKYQCLKGQPIIKNACSQTPCKNGGVCKSSGTTFSCICRSGFTGKKCEININECKSNPCKNKGRCVDMANKYKCVCKPGYTGRDCEVAINECKSNPCQNGGNCVDGINRYTCVCKQGFTGTHCKTEINACKSSPCKNNGICQQVGLGYKCKCKSDYTGDRCQTKRACASNPCKNNGKCTDIPNGCICTCRPGYKGKYCQTDINECSPSPCQNGATCVDKVDGYLCRCTPGYSGVNCHIDVDECLSMPCLNNGKCQDDANAYQCVCLRGYSGPTCAKKGNDLQL, encoded by the exons ATGGacatttttccaaaattttcaCTTTCTTTAATACTTATTTTTTCATTAGTTTCAGTTGAAACGCAAG TTGTCTATAGACGACACAATACAGTCTGCAACGAACGCCGTTCCACTATAAGTTGTCGCTGGGGTCAAACGCTAAAGATTCTATCAGCTGTTTATGGTAGATCACAAGTTTGGACTTGTAGACCACGAAACAAAAAACAAGTAATGTGTCGTTTAAATGTACTTAGACAAGTTCAAGACATGTGCCAACAGAAAAAGTCTTGCAGATTATATGCTTCAAATCGAGTGTTTAATAAACCATGTTCTGGTACTGAGAAATATCTGAGAATTAAATACCAATGTCTCAAAG GACAGCCCATTATAAAGAACGCGTGTTCACAGACTCCCTGTAAGAATGGAGGTGTATGTAAAAGTTCAGGTACCACTTTTTCCTGTATTTGTCGAAGTGGATTTACTgggaaaaaatgtgaaataa ATATTAACGAATGTAAATCAAACCCTTGCAAGAACAAAGGGAGGTGTGTTGACATggcaaataaatataaatgtgtatGTAAACCTGGGTATACAGGTCGTGACTGTGAAGTAG ctaTTAACGAATGCAAATCAAACCCTTGTCAGAATGGTGGAAACTGCGTGGATGGGATCAATCGATATACatgtgtttgtaaacaagggtTTACAGGAACTCATTGTAAAACAG AAATCAATGCGTGCAAATCATCTCCATGTAAGAATAATGGTATATGCCAGCAGGTTGGATTAGGCTACAAGTGCAAATGCAAATCAGATTACACAGGTGATCGATGCCAAACAAAAC GTGCATGTGCCTCTAATCCGTGCAAGAATAACGGTAAATGTACAGACATACCAAATGGATGTATATGTACATGTCGACCTGGGTACAAAGGAAAATATTGTCAGACAG atataaACGAATGTTCCCCCTCACCTTGTCAAAATGGAGCAACATGTGTAGACAAGGTCGATGGTTATCTCTGTCGGTGTACTCCAGGATACTCAGGAGTTAATTGTCATATAG ATGTAGACGAATGTCTCTCTATGCCTTGTTTGAATAACGGTAAATGTCAAGATGATGCAAACGCCTACCAATGTGTTTGTCTGCGTGGATACAGTGGACCTACATGCGCAAAAAAGGGTAATGATTTACAGCTGTAA
- the LOC134710930 gene encoding plasminogen-like translates to MREQIPPQILLYGPNSVECGTPYFKPQLGSIRIVGGNRAKNFTWPWIVQLRLNEKHECGGAIIAPNWIITAKHCFLLVNDASKWTIYAGKTHKSLQEPATQQKRQAVKIVDAKSPNHILHKDISLVKVDKPFHYNNYVRPICLPTKDVKEGDICLVKGWGETQGTGHANVLKQTILPIKDTKKCNTTINPVLKGQITENMFCAGHQGGGHDACQGDSGGPFDCVHSDKWYLSGIVSWGIGCAEKNMPGVFVNVMNFVTWITSTLALD, encoded by the exons ATGAGGGAGCAGATACCGCCCCAGATACTGCTCT ATGGGCCTAATTCAGTTGAATGTGGAACACCATATTTTAAACCTCAGTTAGGGAGCATAAGAATAGTAGGTGGAAATCGTGCAAAAAATTTCACTTGGCCATGGATAGTACAGCTACGACTGAATGAAAAACATGAATGCGGTGGAGCAATTATTGCTCCGAATTGGATTATAACCGCCAAGCATTGTTTTCTATT AGTTAATGATGCATCCAAGTGGACAATTTATGCTGGTAAGACCCACAAGTCTTTGCAAGAACCAGCaacacaacaaaaaagacaagCTGTCAAAATCGTCGATGCAAAAAGTCCTAACCACATTCTTCACAAGGACATCAGCTTAGTAAAAGTTGACAAGCCATTCCATTATAACAATTATGTACGACCAATATGTCTGCCGACAAAGGATGTAAAAGAAGGAGATATTTGTTTGGTCAAAGGTTGGGGAGAGACGCAAG gtACTGGCCATGCAAATGTACTAAAACAGACTATATTACCGATTAAGGATACAAAGAAATGTAATACAACCATCAATCCAGTTTTGAAAGGACAAATAAcagaaaacatgttttgtgCTGGACATCAAGGTGGCGGACATGACGCTTGTCAG GGTGATAGTGGCGGACCATTTGACTGCGTACATTCCGATAAATGGTACCTTTCCGGTATTGTGTCTTGGGGTATAGGCTGTGCAG AGAAAAATATGCCTGGTGTGTTTGTTAATGTGATGAATTTTGTAACCTGGATCACCAGTACCTTAGCATTAGATTGA